A window of the Flavobacterium sangjuense genome harbors these coding sequences:
- the ygiD gene encoding 4,5-DOPA-extradiol-dioxygenase — translation MQNLNNLQQFSDNLPITERMPLLFLGHGNPMNAIEENEFVAGFRNVAKTLPKPTAIICISAHWFTNGTKVTAMEMPQTIHDFGGFPKALYEVQYPAKGNPELAEATKLLLEPTLVELDEKWGLDHGAWSVLKHLYPKADIPVIQLSIDYTKPAQYHFDLAQKLSKLRDKGILIIGSGNIVHNLGLVDFHNFHKDDYGFDWAIEARSTFNHYLLDGDFQSLIDYQKESSAIQLAIPTPDHYLPLIYTLGLKQKNEELSLFNDKLLAGSLSMTSVKIG, via the coding sequence ATGCAAAATCTAAACAACTTACAGCAGTTTTCAGATAATTTACCCATTACGGAACGCATGCCGCTATTATTTCTTGGGCATGGAAACCCGATGAATGCCATTGAAGAAAATGAATTTGTTGCCGGTTTTAGAAACGTTGCCAAAACACTGCCAAAGCCAACAGCTATAATTTGTATTTCGGCGCATTGGTTTACTAATGGAACCAAAGTTACGGCTATGGAAATGCCACAAACGATTCACGACTTTGGTGGATTTCCAAAAGCGCTTTATGAGGTACAATATCCTGCAAAAGGAAACCCTGAATTAGCTGAAGCAACCAAATTATTATTAGAGCCAACGCTGGTTGAACTCGATGAAAAATGGGGTTTGGATCACGGTGCCTGGTCGGTTTTAAAACATTTATATCCAAAGGCTGACATTCCCGTAATTCAGTTGAGCATTGATTATACAAAACCAGCACAATATCATTTTGACTTAGCACAAAAACTGAGTAAACTTCGTGACAAAGGAATACTAATTATTGGCAGCGGAAATATTGTACACAATTTGGGTCTGGTAGATTTTCATAATTTCCATAAAGATGATTACGGATTTGATTGGGCAATTGAAGCCCGAAGTACCTTTAACCATTACCTTTTAGATGGTGATTTTCAATCGTTGATTGATTACCAAAAAGAATCCTCCGCCATACAATTAGCTATACCAACACCCGATCATTATTTGCCGCTAATTTATACTTTGGGATTAAAACAAAAAAACGAAGAACTATCGCTATTTAATGATAAATTATTGGCTGGTAGTTTGAGCATGACTTCGGTGAAGATTGGTTAA
- a CDS encoding ATP-dependent Clp protease adaptor ClpS: MSTIEKVQEDVLVEEQIGINHEIVLYNDDVNTFDHVIDTLIRVCNHTSEQAEQCAILVHYKGKCTVKTGSFDELKPQCTQLLEAGLSAEIV; encoded by the coding sequence ATGAGTACTATTGAAAAAGTTCAGGAAGACGTTTTAGTCGAAGAACAAATTGGAATTAACCACGAAATCGTATTGTATAATGATGATGTCAACACTTTTGATCATGTGATTGACACACTGATTCGTGTTTGTAATCATACTTCGGAACAAGCGGAACAATGCGCTATTTTAGTTCACTATAAAGGAAAATGTACTGTAAAAACCGGTTCGTTCGATGAACTAAAACCACAATGCACACAATTGTTGGAAGCTGGTTTAAGTGCTGAGATAGTTTAA
- the prmA gene encoding 50S ribosomal protein L11 methyltransferase — protein MSNIYLAYHFSVEPKEPGSEILIAELGEKPFESFMETENGFSAYIQKDLWTKNILDDIYLLHSPEFTISHTIEEIEQVNWNEEWEKNFEPIDVDGKCHVRAPFHPKTNAEFDIVIEPKMSFGTGHHETTHMMIQHLLETDITNMKTLDMGCGTAILAILAEMKGAKPIDAIDIDNWCYLNSIENAERNNCHEISVYEGDASLLKDKKYDLIIANINRNILLNDMQQYVDCLNKNGILLLSGFYTEDIPFIDASCTEKGLTYVKKFERNNWTSLKYVN, from the coding sequence ATGTCAAACATCTATTTAGCATATCATTTTTCGGTTGAGCCAAAAGAACCAGGTTCTGAAATTTTAATCGCAGAACTTGGCGAAAAACCTTTTGAAAGTTTCATGGAAACTGAAAACGGATTTAGCGCTTATATTCAAAAAGACCTTTGGACTAAAAATATATTAGATGATATTTATTTGCTACATTCTCCTGAGTTCACTATTTCCCACACAATCGAAGAAATTGAGCAAGTCAATTGGAATGAAGAGTGGGAAAAAAACTTCGAGCCAATTGATGTAGACGGAAAATGCCATGTCCGCGCTCCATTTCACCCAAAAACCAATGCCGAATTTGATATTGTCATCGAACCTAAAATGAGTTTCGGAACTGGTCATCACGAAACAACTCACATGATGATTCAGCATCTTTTAGAGACAGATATAACCAACATGAAAACCTTAGACATGGGTTGCGGAACTGCTATTTTGGCCATTCTTGCCGAAATGAAAGGCGCCAAACCTATTGACGCCATCGATATTGACAACTGGTGCTATTTGAATTCTATTGAAAATGCAGAACGTAATAATTGCCATGAAATTTCCGTATACGAAGGCGATGCTTCTTTGCTAAAAGACAAAAAGTACGATTTGATTATTGCCAATATCAACCGCAATATTTTGCTAAATGATATGCAGCAATACGTTGATTGCTTAAACAAAAACGGCATCCTTTTATTAAGCGGATTTTACACTGAAGACATTCCTTTTATTGATGCATCATGCACTGAGAAAGGCCTGACGTATGTTAAAAAATTCGAAAGAAATAATTGGACTTCGCTTAAATATGTAAATTAG
- the tpiA gene encoding triose-phosphate isomerase has product MRQKIVAGNWKMHKNAEETEDLLNELIDKLPYDVEAQVIVAPTFINLASAVDHLEFTNIAVAAQNMSQFESGAYTGEISADMLKSVGVNIVIIGHSERRAYFHETDFILADKVTTALSHNMTVIFCFGEELKDRQNNQHFNVVENQLRDGLFHIKDKDWEQIVLAYEPVWAIGTGETASPDQAQEMHRFIRETVRQRYGSNVAEDVSILYGGSVKPDNAKEIFSKPDVDGGLIGGAALKATDFSAIVSSI; this is encoded by the coding sequence ATGAGACAAAAAATTGTTGCCGGCAATTGGAAAATGCACAAAAATGCGGAAGAAACAGAAGATTTATTAAACGAATTAATAGATAAATTACCTTATGACGTTGAAGCACAAGTTATCGTTGCGCCAACATTTATCAACCTAGCTTCAGCTGTAGATCATTTAGAGTTTACCAATATTGCTGTAGCTGCACAAAATATGAGTCAGTTTGAAAGTGGTGCTTACACAGGTGAAATTTCGGCAGATATGCTCAAAAGTGTCGGAGTAAATATTGTTATCATTGGCCATTCTGAACGACGTGCTTATTTTCATGAAACCGATTTTATTTTGGCAGATAAAGTAACAACTGCTTTATCACACAATATGACAGTAATTTTTTGCTTTGGTGAAGAATTAAAAGACAGACAAAACAACCAACATTTTAATGTAGTTGAAAACCAACTTCGTGATGGATTGTTTCATATTAAAGACAAAGATTGGGAACAAATAGTTTTGGCATATGAACCTGTTTGGGCAATCGGGACCGGAGAAACTGCTTCACCGGATCAAGCGCAGGAAATGCATCGATTTATTAGAGAAACTGTAAGACAACGTTATGGAAGTAATGTTGCCGAAGATGTTTCAATACTTTACGGAGGAAGCGTTAAACCAGACAATGCTAAAGAAATTTTCTCAAAACCGGATGTTGATGGAGGACTAATTGGTGGTGCTGCTCTAAAAGCAACCGACTTTTCCGCAATCGTTAGCTCGATATAA
- a CDS encoding TlpA family protein disulfide reductase: protein MKKIVLLLVILVVAFAFSNVESDTFSKKALSKKLITPDNKEISFKEILKKHNGKVTVIEVWASWCGDCVKAMPKVKEMQANNPNVDYIFISMDKVFDKWQAGIEKHELKGDHYWATDGMKGEFGTSIDLDWIPRYIILDKKGKIVIYRAIETDFDKINEQLKKLE, encoded by the coding sequence ATGAAAAAAATTGTTCTGCTTTTAGTGATACTAGTTGTAGCTTTTGCATTTTCAAATGTTGAGAGTGATACTTTTTCGAAGAAAGCATTATCCAAAAAATTAATAACTCCCGACAACAAAGAAATTTCATTTAAGGAAATTCTAAAAAAACACAATGGAAAAGTTACTGTGATTGAAGTTTGGGCTTCCTGGTGCGGCGATTGCGTAAAAGCAATGCCAAAAGTAAAAGAAATGCAAGCCAACAATCCTAATGTTGATTACATATTCATTTCGATGGATAAAGTTTTTGATAAATGGCAAGCCGGAATTGAAAAACATGAACTAAAAGGCGACCATTATTGGGCAACCGATGGCATGAAAGGTGAATTTGGAACATCCATAGATTTAGATTGGATTCCGAGATATATAATACTGGATAAAAAAGGTAAAATTGTAATTTATCGCGCTATTGAAACCGATTTTGATAAAATTAACGAGCAATTAAAAAAATTAGAATAA